A single genomic interval of Halomonas sp. GT harbors:
- a CDS encoding ABC transporter substrate-binding protein, producing MRHPSLLSLLVRGGLFAVCLLTFSTAKAQWATIDWTIAETLLALDAPVGSVAQQSDYHAWVGEPRIPDSATDMGLRTQPNLELLAQVPPEQILLSPMFAGLAPRLERIAPVSTFSFYSPGTDTWQEMQALTRQLGELTNRNTQAEKLINETQTLMAKLRDQAPESAPLLMVQFMDARHVRVFGESSLYNAVLKQLTLPNAWDQPTNAWGFTLVGIEALARYPEATLVIIEPLPAGIEEQLESSSLWQHLPSVKNAQLLRLPPVWSFGALPSAQRFARELFAALSLDSPAQATDPTVN from the coding sequence ATGCGCCACCCCAGCTTGCTCTCTTTGCTCGTACGCGGCGGGCTCTTTGCCGTTTGCCTACTGACGTTTTCTACCGCCAAAGCACAGTGGGCAACTATCGACTGGACCATTGCAGAAACCTTACTGGCGTTAGACGCCCCTGTCGGCAGTGTCGCTCAGCAGAGCGATTACCATGCATGGGTAGGCGAGCCTCGGATACCTGACAGTGCCACCGATATGGGGCTACGCACTCAGCCAAACCTGGAACTGCTAGCCCAAGTACCTCCAGAACAAATACTGCTATCCCCCATGTTTGCCGGGTTAGCGCCTCGCCTGGAGCGGATTGCTCCTGTCAGCACCTTTTCGTTCTACTCACCGGGCACTGATACGTGGCAAGAGATGCAGGCACTAACGCGCCAGTTAGGGGAGCTAACCAACCGCAATACCCAGGCAGAAAAGCTGATCAACGAGACGCAAACCCTAATGGCCAAACTGCGCGACCAGGCCCCTGAAAGTGCGCCGCTGCTGATGGTGCAGTTTATGGACGCCCGCCATGTGCGAGTGTTTGGAGAAAGCAGCCTCTACAATGCTGTACTTAAGCAACTAACACTGCCCAATGCGTGGGACCAACCCACCAACGCCTGGGGCTTTACACTGGTGGGGATTGAGGCCCTGGCACGCTACCCAGAGGCAACGTTAGTGATTATCGAGCCGCTTCCCGCCGGTATCGAGGAACAGCTCGAAAGCAGCAGCCTATGGCAGCACTTACCCAGCGTTAAAAACGCTCAACTGCTACGCCTACCACCCGTCTGGAGCTTCGGCGCACTGCCCTCTGCCCAGCGCTTTGCAAGAGAATTGTTCGCTGCACTCTCGCTAGACAGCCCAGCTCAAGCAACTGATCCAACCGTTAACTAA
- a CDS encoding TonB-dependent siderophore receptor has translation MSSPQRRFLLSPLSSAMLIAFTATPAFAQQASELATVTVTAQQAATKVTTPFIETPQSVSTITREQMDHRGVSTVQRATNYTPGVYSNQVGASNRFDYLVLRGFSDGSLSNTFLDGLKVMGDANSHSSMRIDPWFLESIEVVRGPASVLYGRASPGGVVALNSKRPEFEQGGELRFRVGNNNQRSAAFDLTGPIGAEQRVAFRLTGIASTADTQFGPAEEERYAIAPRLTWDITDDTSLTVEAYLQDEPEGGYHSGVPYEGAVVPRNGKKISNNFFDGEADYNAYERTQRMAGYTLEHRFNDDVTGRQLLRYLNSDVVLNQVYGYGWTSATSDELTRYYSVSDESLEAWTIDNQLEATISSGFMDHTLLAGVDYQQRENDVSWPSGYFPPINAFNPNYGSGPIEFYAPTRERHEIDQTGVYLQDQIAVDNWRFTLGGRYDWVNIDNTNRDSGDTSSLSDTQFSGRAGMVYLFDNGVAPYASYSTAFTPTSFVDENGNLLAPMEGEQWEAGLKFQPNGSASQFSAALFHISQENVATKEQPSDPYRAVGEIESQGVELEAQTQLTDTLSVQAGYSFTDITYAKSDDGNQGNNAIYSPRHQVQLWGQYAVNDGWLNGVDVGVGVRHYADIAADRANTETVPDYTLVDATIGYDLSQLGVEGVETRLNVNNLLDKEYVASCNSLEYCYFGAERGVTASVHYRF, from the coding sequence ATGTCGTCACCACAACGCCGCTTTCTCCTGTCACCCCTTAGTAGTGCAATGCTGATAGCCTTTACCGCCACGCCGGCCTTTGCTCAGCAGGCTTCCGAGCTAGCAACCGTCACCGTGACTGCCCAGCAGGCGGCTACCAAAGTTACCACCCCTTTTATCGAAACACCTCAAAGCGTTTCTACCATCACTCGTGAACAAATGGATCACCGTGGGGTGAGCACCGTTCAGCGCGCCACTAACTACACTCCCGGCGTGTACAGCAATCAGGTCGGCGCTTCCAATCGTTTCGATTACCTAGTATTGCGCGGGTTTTCTGACGGCAGTTTGAGCAATACCTTCTTAGATGGCTTAAAGGTCATGGGTGATGCCAACTCCCATAGCAGTATGCGCATCGATCCGTGGTTCTTAGAGAGTATTGAAGTCGTTCGCGGGCCTGCCTCGGTGCTCTATGGTCGCGCGTCACCTGGCGGAGTGGTGGCGCTAAATAGCAAGCGCCCTGAATTTGAACAAGGCGGTGAGCTACGCTTTCGAGTAGGCAATAATAACCAGCGCAGTGCCGCTTTTGACCTCACTGGGCCAATTGGCGCAGAGCAGCGAGTGGCCTTTCGCCTGACCGGTATTGCCAGTACCGCCGACACCCAGTTTGGCCCCGCCGAAGAAGAGCGCTATGCCATTGCGCCCCGGCTAACCTGGGATATCACCGATGACACCAGCCTAACGGTCGAGGCTTACCTGCAAGATGAGCCAGAAGGCGGCTACCACTCTGGTGTGCCCTATGAAGGAGCGGTAGTACCCAGAAATGGCAAGAAGATCAGTAACAACTTTTTTGATGGCGAAGCCGACTATAACGCCTACGAGCGTACTCAGCGCATGGCTGGCTATACCCTGGAACATCGCTTTAATGACGACGTAACGGGCCGCCAGCTACTCCGTTATCTCAATTCCGATGTGGTGCTTAACCAAGTCTATGGCTATGGCTGGACGTCAGCTACCTCTGACGAATTAACTCGCTACTATTCTGTCAGCGATGAATCTTTAGAAGCCTGGACTATCGACAACCAGCTTGAAGCTACCATCAGCAGCGGCTTTATGGACCACACCCTGCTTGCTGGGGTCGATTACCAACAGCGGGAAAATGACGTGTCATGGCCTTCTGGGTACTTTCCCCCCATCAATGCCTTTAATCCCAACTATGGTAGCGGCCCGATTGAATTTTACGCACCTACCCGTGAACGTCATGAGATCGACCAAACGGGTGTTTATCTACAGGATCAAATCGCCGTCGATAACTGGCGCTTCACGCTAGGCGGCCGCTACGACTGGGTGAATATCGACAATACCAACCGCGATAGCGGTGACACCAGCTCACTTAGCGATACCCAGTTCAGTGGCCGCGCCGGTATGGTATATCTGTTCGATAACGGTGTAGCGCCCTATGCTAGCTATTCCACCGCTTTCACGCCTACCAGTTTTGTAGATGAAAACGGCAACTTATTAGCGCCGATGGAAGGTGAGCAGTGGGAAGCTGGCCTAAAATTCCAGCCTAACGGCAGTGCTAGCCAATTCAGCGCGGCACTGTTCCATATCAGCCAAGAGAATGTCGCGACCAAAGAACAGCCCTCCGACCCTTATCGCGCGGTAGGTGAAATTGAATCACAGGGGGTGGAGTTAGAAGCACAAACCCAGCTAACGGATACCCTCTCGGTTCAGGCAGGCTATAGCTTCACCGACATCACCTACGCCAAAAGCGATGATGGCAATCAGGGCAACAATGCGATCTATTCGCCGCGCCATCAAGTGCAGCTGTGGGGTCAATACGCCGTCAACGATGGCTGGCTGAACGGTGTGGATGTCGGGGTTGGCGTGCGCCACTACGCGGATATTGCCGCCGATCGAGCCAACACTGAAACCGTCCCTGACTACACCCTGGTCGATGCCACCATTGGCTACGACCTAAGCCAGCTCGGCGTTGAAGGGGTTGAGACACGCTTAAATGTAAACAACCTGCTGGATAAGGAGTACGTGGCTTCCTGCAACTCGCTGGAGTACTGCTACTTCGGCGCAGAACGAGGCGTTACCGCCAGCGTTCACTACCGTTTCTAA